The following are encoded in a window of Thermoanaerobacter ethanolicus JW 200 genomic DNA:
- a CDS encoding YybS family protein — protein sequence MDLRKLTNAAMMTAMAVVMTLIGVYIPPLFVLFFLIPAPIAITCIRSSESYAIASSFAVFIVNVIFTDIGTAFTSLFFALQGFVMGYLISKKRKASETLIDTSVVSIFGVIVIFYFIKVAFKINALDQFFKAIDMSTKEVLSIYQGHPNFSAIKSNLLTIEEMLKMILPASIIIAVVAVILINYIIISKILKTQRVYIEALPPFEEWKMPYVTGWIFIGVLLYQYFLKQPEAITTNIIVLLSLGFTLGGLAVVKYYLTHKLNMKSLAANLILVFLFLFPLTSWLFTIIGIADTSMDLRKYMS from the coding sequence ATGGATTTACGAAAACTTACCAATGCGGCAATGATGACAGCAATGGCTGTAGTAATGACATTAATAGGAGTGTATATTCCGCCCTTATTTGTGCTATTTTTTTTGATACCAGCTCCCATTGCTATAACTTGTATAAGAAGTTCTGAATCTTATGCTATTGCATCATCTTTTGCTGTATTTATTGTAAATGTAATTTTTACAGATATAGGTACAGCTTTTACAAGTTTATTTTTTGCCTTACAAGGATTTGTTATGGGGTATTTAATATCGAAAAAACGTAAAGCTAGTGAGACACTTATAGATACTTCTGTTGTGTCAATATTTGGTGTGATTGTAATATTTTATTTCATAAAAGTGGCTTTCAAAATAAATGCACTCGATCAGTTTTTTAAGGCAATTGATATGAGCACAAAAGAAGTATTATCTATTTATCAGGGACATCCAAACTTTTCGGCTATAAAAAGCAATTTATTAACAATTGAAGAAATGCTAAAAATGATTTTACCTGCATCTATAATAATCGCGGTCGTAGCTGTCATTTTAATTAATTATATAATTATATCCAAAATCTTAAAAACTCAAAGGGTCTATATAGAAGCACTTCCTCCTTTTGAAGAATGGAAAATGCCTTATGTCACAGGATGGATTTTTATTGGAGTGTTGTTATATCAATATTTTCTAAAGCAACCTGAAGCAATAACTACCAATATAATAGTATTGCTTTCTCTAGGTTTTACTTTAGGAGGCTTGGCGGTAGTAAAATATTATTTAACTCATAAACTGAATATGAAATCATTGGCTGCTAACTTAATCCTTGTATTTTTATTTCTTTTTCCTCTTACCTCTTGGCTATTTACCATAATAGGTATTGCAGATACCAGTATGGATTTAAGGAAATACATGAGTTAG
- the mscS gene encoding small-conductance mechanosensitive channel MscS has protein sequence MMETIAQLYQKFSSLYDIKILKVTFDIIKILVIAFIGIKIGDILISRFYKLQTKGKIQLPERKIGTLMSLTKNILRYVIYFIAAASILKIFNIEMTSILAVAGIGSLAIGFGAQNLVKDVISGFFIIFEDQFGVGDYITINNFSGLVEEVGLRTSKIRDFSGDLHIIPNGEIKTVTNHTRGSMRALVNVGIPYEEDIDRIINVLTQICEDIKKSRNDVIEGPTVLGITDFQDSQVLITIIAKTEPMKQWEVERDIRYRIKKVFDREKITFPYPHTDVTITNIDT, from the coding sequence GAGACAATAGCTCAACTATACCAAAAATTTTCAAGTCTTTACGATATAAAAATATTAAAAGTAACTTTCGATATCATAAAAATTTTGGTTATAGCTTTTATAGGTATAAAAATAGGAGACATACTTATATCAAGGTTTTACAAATTACAGACAAAAGGAAAAATACAGCTTCCTGAAAGAAAGATAGGCACTTTAATGTCTCTTACCAAAAATATATTGAGATATGTCATTTACTTCATAGCAGCTGCTTCAATACTAAAAATTTTCAACATAGAAATGACATCAATATTGGCAGTTGCCGGAATTGGCAGTTTGGCTATAGGTTTTGGTGCTCAAAATCTAGTCAAAGACGTAATTTCGGGATTTTTCATAATATTTGAAGATCAGTTTGGAGTTGGGGATTATATAACGATAAATAATTTTTCGGGTCTTGTTGAAGAAGTAGGACTTAGAACAAGCAAAATAAGGGATTTTTCGGGCGATTTACATATAATACCAAATGGAGAAATAAAGACTGTAACAAACCATACACGAGGCAGTATGAGAGCGCTTGTAAATGTAGGTATTCCTTATGAGGAAGATATTGATAGAATAATAAATGTGCTCACACAAATTTGTGAAGATATAAAAAAATCCAGGAATGATGTGATAGAGGGCCCTACAGTCTTGGGAATTACGGATTTTCAGGACTCGCAAGTTTTAATAACGATTATTGCGAAAACAGAGCCTATGAAACAATGGGAAGTTGAAAGGGATATAAGATACAGGATAAAAAAAGTATTTGATAGAGAAAAGATTACATTTCCGTATCCGCATACAGATGTTACAATAACAAATATTGACACATAA
- the ltrA gene encoding group II intron reverse transcriptase/maturase: MDSKDMQRLQTTQQRGYPLNREMEFQKTTEVHSISSASEDGRNEVQRYTGKMLEMIVERGNMEAAYKRVVANKGSHGVDGMGVDELLPYLKENWATIKQQLLEGKYKPQPVRRVEIPKPDGGVRLLGIPTVLDRLIQQAIAQILNKVYNHTFSDSSYGFRPGRSAKDAIKAAEAYINEGYTWVVDMDLEKFFDRVNHDIIMSKLEKRIGDKRVLKLIRRYLESGVMINGIKVSTEEGTPQGGPLSPLLANIMLDELDKELEKRGHKFCRYADDCNIYVKSRSAGNRVMRSIKKFIESKLKLKVNEAKSAVDRPWRRKFLGFSFYTKENEVRIRIHEKSIKRFKGKVREITNRNKGISMENRIKRLNQITTGWVNYFGLADAKSIMKTLDEWIRRRLRACIWKQWKKIKTKHDNLVKLGVEEQKAWEYANTRKGDLRISNSPILNKTLTNKYFESIGYKSLSQRYLIVHNS, from the coding sequence ATGGACTCGAAAGATATGCAGAGACTGCAGACAACTCAACAAAGAGGCTATCCGTTGAATAGAGAAATGGAATTTCAAAAGACAACGGAAGTGCATAGTATATCATCGGCGTCGGAAGATGGAAGAAACGAGGTACAAAGATATACCGGCAAGATGCTTGAAATGATAGTAGAACGAGGGAACATGGAAGCAGCATACAAGCGCGTTGTTGCAAATAAAGGAAGCCATGGAGTCGATGGGATGGGAGTAGATGAACTTCTACCGTATCTCAAAGAAAACTGGGCAACCATAAAACAACAACTGCTGGAGGGGAAATACAAACCACAACCAGTGCGAAGAGTAGAAATTCCCAAACCAGATGGAGGAGTAAGACTACTAGGAATACCTACAGTACTAGACAGACTAATACAACAAGCAATAGCCCAAATACTAAATAAAGTCTACAACCATACATTTTCTGATAGCAGTTATGGATTCAGACCAGGACGCAGTGCAAAAGACGCAATAAAAGCCGCAGAAGCATACATAAATGAAGGATACACATGGGTTGTAGATATGGACTTAGAAAAATTCTTTGACAGAGTAAACCACGACATAATAATGTCCAAACTAGAAAAGCGGATAGGGGACAAAAGAGTACTAAAGTTAATACGAAGATACCTAGAATCAGGAGTAATGATAAACGGAATCAAAGTATCAACAGAAGAAGGGACACCCCAAGGAGGGCCATTAAGTCCCCTATTAGCAAACATAATGTTGGACGAACTAGACAAAGAACTTGAGAAACGAGGGCATAAATTCTGCCGATATGCAGATGACTGCAACATATATGTAAAAAGCAGGTCTGCAGGAAACAGAGTAATGAGAAGCATAAAGAAATTCATAGAAAGCAAATTAAAACTAAAAGTCAACGAAGCAAAAAGTGCTGTAGATAGACCATGGAGAAGAAAATTTCTTGGATTTTCATTCTATACAAAAGAAAACGAAGTAAGAATAAGAATCCATGAAAAATCCATCAAAAGGTTTAAGGGAAAAGTAAGAGAAATAACCAATCGGAACAAGGGAATAAGCATGGAAAACAGAATAAAAAGACTAAATCAAATAACAACAGGATGGGTCAACTATTTTGGATTAGCAGACGCGAAAAGCATAATGAAAACCCTTGACGAATGGATAAGGCGAAGACTAAGGGCATGTATATGGAAACAATGGAAGAAGATAAAAACGAAGCATGATAACTTAGTAAAACTAGGAGTAGAAGAACAAAAAGCCTGGGAATACGCCAATACAAGGAAAGGTGACTTAAGAATATCCAATAGCCCAATCCTAAATAAGACTCTTACAAATAAATACTTTGAAAGCATAGGTTATAAGAGTTTATCCCAAAGATATCTAATTGTACACAATTCCTAA
- a CDS encoding single-stranded DNA-binding protein yields MLNKVILIGRLTKDPVMRYSANMVPVTTFTLAVNRNYVSQSGERPTDFIPIVTWRKLAEICGNNLKKGRLIAVTGSIQTRTWDDSSGNRHWVTEVVADDVRFLEPKSGFGSSSNAEENKDFDEDYDSVFEDIPEEFEGFTPIESEDDLPF; encoded by the coding sequence ATGTTAAATAAGGTTATTTTAATAGGCCGTCTTACAAAAGACCCTGTGATGAGGTATAGTGCTAACATGGTTCCTGTTACTACATTTACATTAGCGGTTAACAGGAATTATGTCAGTCAAAGCGGGGAAAGGCCTACAGATTTTATACCCATCGTAACTTGGAGAAAACTTGCAGAAATTTGCGGTAACAATTTAAAAAAAGGCAGATTAATAGCGGTAACTGGAAGCATTCAAACCCGAACATGGGATGATAGTAGCGGCAATCGACATTGGGTTACTGAAGTTGTAGCAGATGACGTGAGATTTTTAGAGCCGAAATCTGGTTTTGGCAGCAGTAGCAATGCTGAAGAAAATAAAGATTTCGATGAAGACTATGACAGCGTATTTGAAGATATACCGGAAGAGTTTGAGGGTTTTACACCTATAGAAAGTGAAGATGATTTACCTTTTTAA
- a CDS encoding MazG-like family protein has protein sequence MKNNLEIAKNIRSIENLKIKILGKVYSLLKAFNEDESGEVLVDNLCDILISAYLLGEKLGYDFEEIDEALQKKLKLQIIDKDFEGEYNFSGLERYIKGRKRE, from the coding sequence ATGAAAAATAATCTTGAGATTGCTAAAAACATAAGGAGTATTGAAAATTTAAAAATAAAAATTTTAGGAAAAGTATATTCTCTTTTGAAAGCCTTTAATGAAGATGAAAGTGGAGAAGTGTTAGTAGACAATCTTTGTGATATTTTAATTTCTGCGTACTTATTAGGAGAGAAATTAGGCTATGACTTTGAAGAAATAGATGAAGCGCTTCAAAAAAAACTCAAACTTCAAATTATTGATAAAGACTTTGAAGGAGAATATAATTTTTCTGGATTAGAGAGATACATAAAGGGTAGAAAGCGGGAGTGA
- a CDS encoding DUF951 domain-containing protein: MPKELHVGDIVKMKKKHPCGSDEWEILRVGMDIRIKCLKCGRMVLMPRAKFEKSIKKILKTVENPSGQ, encoded by the coding sequence TTGCCAAAAGAACTCCATGTAGGAGATATTGTAAAGATGAAAAAAAAGCATCCTTGTGGTTCTGACGAATGGGAAATTTTAAGAGTTGGTATGGATATTCGCATAAAATGCCTAAAATGCGGAAGAATGGTTTTGATGCCACGAGCTAAATTTGAAAAGAGCATCAAAAAAATTTTAAAAACAGTTGAAAATCCCTCTGGACAATGA
- a CDS encoding DHH family phosphoesterase, which translates to MDKKFYKIISSVNVINILLSALLIVLMFYYNEIIASISLIIFLYVLLSEYYGVKKKRLELDKYIENIFFNVDKASKSVLAKMPIPAVILNDNGEILWYNLNYSQVFNENEEIKKLIKKYAGNKIDDKKNQIEFNGRYYSVLKVDSQAKRKKGKDLSCTLLFLDNTEYIQLKKSLAFDRPVVGHIIIDNYEEAMMAIEDIKKAVVSSEIEKKLSEWASSIKAFMKKYDDDKYFVVFKEEGLKSLEENKFEILDKVREIGEEIKIPLTLSIGIGADANDFLALNEYASSALDLALGRGGDQAVIKRGDKISFYGGRTQAVEKRTKVKARVIAHAIKELIKESSTIFIMGHNFMDFDSLGAAIGMYRASMSLGKKAYIILDKSNVAIDELVKKIQNTKGYEDLFIKSSEVKNMVDQNSLLIVVDTHRPSYLTYPEIVDIIDRIVVIDHHRRGKEFIDKALLVYLEPYASSASELVTEILQYMVDKIDIKPIEAEALMAGISVDTKNFTFRTGSRTFEAASFLRRKGADTTSVKQLFQNDLDSYIIKASIVKNAEILDNGIAIAVSPPNANNLIIAQAADELLTIKGVQASFVLLKREEDVAISGRSLGDINVQVILEKLGGGGHLTVAGAQVKKPIEEVLQDLKNAIKEYFEEEGEDK; encoded by the coding sequence GTGGATAAGAAATTTTATAAAATAATTTCTTCTGTCAATGTGATAAATATTTTACTATCAGCTTTATTAATAGTTTTAATGTTTTACTACAACGAGATAATTGCTTCTATTTCATTAATCATCTTTCTTTATGTGCTTTTAAGTGAATACTATGGCGTAAAGAAAAAGCGATTAGAATTGGATAAATATATAGAAAATATATTTTTCAATGTTGATAAGGCATCAAAAAGCGTTTTAGCAAAGATGCCAATTCCTGCCGTTATTTTAAATGATAACGGAGAAATCCTGTGGTATAATTTAAACTATTCTCAGGTCTTTAATGAAAATGAAGAGATAAAGAAATTGATAAAAAAATATGCTGGAAACAAAATAGATGACAAAAAAAACCAAATAGAGTTCAATGGCCGGTACTATTCCGTGTTAAAAGTAGATTCTCAAGCAAAAAGAAAAAAAGGGAAGGACCTAAGCTGTACTCTTTTATTCCTTGATAACACTGAATACATTCAGCTTAAGAAATCTTTAGCTTTCGATAGACCTGTGGTAGGGCATATAATAATTGACAACTACGAAGAAGCGATGATGGCAATAGAAGATATTAAAAAAGCGGTGGTTTCTTCAGAAATAGAAAAAAAACTTTCAGAATGGGCTTCCTCAATAAAAGCTTTTATGAAAAAATATGATGATGATAAATACTTTGTCGTATTTAAAGAGGAAGGATTAAAAAGCTTAGAAGAAAATAAATTTGAAATATTGGATAAAGTGAGAGAAATTGGAGAAGAGATAAAAATCCCTTTAACTTTAAGCATAGGAATTGGAGCAGATGCCAATGACTTTTTAGCCTTAAATGAATATGCCTCTAGCGCCTTAGACTTAGCATTAGGGCGAGGAGGAGACCAAGCAGTAATAAAAAGAGGAGATAAAATTTCGTTTTATGGAGGAAGAACACAAGCTGTTGAAAAGAGGACAAAAGTAAAGGCGAGAGTAATTGCCCACGCTATAAAAGAGCTCATAAAAGAATCCTCTACCATTTTCATAATGGGTCACAACTTTATGGACTTTGATTCATTAGGTGCTGCAATTGGCATGTATAGAGCCAGCATGTCTTTAGGTAAAAAAGCCTATATAATATTAGATAAATCTAATGTAGCAATAGATGAATTGGTAAAGAAAATACAAAACACAAAAGGCTATGAAGATTTATTTATAAAAAGCAGTGAAGTTAAAAACATGGTGGACCAAAACAGCCTTTTAATAGTTGTTGATACCCATAGACCCAGTTATCTTACTTATCCCGAAATTGTAGATATTATAGACAGAATAGTTGTAATAGACCACCATAGAAGAGGGAAAGAGTTTATTGATAAAGCCTTGCTTGTCTATTTAGAGCCTTATGCTTCTTCTGCTAGCGAATTAGTCACAGAAATTTTGCAGTATATGGTAGACAAGATTGACATAAAACCTATAGAAGCTGAGGCTTTAATGGCAGGAATATCAGTGGATACAAAAAATTTCACTTTCAGGACAGGTTCCAGGACTTTTGAAGCAGCCTCCTTTTTGAGGAGAAAAGGGGCAGATACAACCTCTGTTAAGCAGCTTTTCCAAAATGACTTAGATTCTTACATAATAAAAGCTTCAATAGTGAAAAATGCCGAGATATTGGATAACGGCATTGCAATAGCAGTTAGCCCTCCAAATGCCAACAATCTCATCATAGCCCAGGCTGCTGATGAACTTCTTACAATAAAGGGAGTACAAGCCTCTTTTGTCCTTTTAAAAAGAGAAGAAGATGTAGCCATAAGCGGACGCTCTCTTGGAGACATAAATGTTCAAGTTATCCTTGAAAAGCTTGGTGGAGGAGGACATTTAACTGTTGCAGGAGCTCAGGTCAAAAAGCCTATAGAGGAAGTACTGCAAGACTTAAAAAATGCTATTAAAGAATATTTTGAAGAGGAAGGTGAAGACAAATGA
- the rpsR gene encoding 30S ribosomal protein S18: protein MTTANTTAKDNAATKKRGRKAKKRVCAFCTDNIDKIDYKDVARLRKYITERGKILPRRITGNCARHQRQLTKAIKRARQIALLPYTVE from the coding sequence ATGACAACAGCTAATACGACGGCGAAAGATAACGCAGCTACTAAAAAAAGAGGCAGAAAAGCAAAAAAGCGCGTTTGTGCTTTTTGCACAGATAATATAGATAAGATTGATTACAAAGATGTAGCAAGGCTCCGCAAGTACATCACAGAAAGAGGAAAAATTCTGCCGAGAAGAATTACAGGAAACTGTGCAAGGCATCAAAGGCAGCTTACAAAAGCTATTAAAAGAGCAAGACAGATTGCACTACTACCATATACAGTAGAATAA
- the rpsF gene encoding 30S ribosomal protein S6: MRSYETMYILSPDLSEEERKGLIERFKNLIIENGGEITNFDEWGKRKLAYPIDKKPEGYYVLMNFNSNSKVSQELERVYKITDGVLRYLIIRTDE; this comes from the coding sequence ATGAGGTCATACGAGACAATGTACATTCTCTCTCCAGATTTAAGTGAAGAGGAAAGAAAAGGCTTAATAGAAAGATTTAAAAACCTCATCATTGAAAATGGTGGAGAAATAACCAATTTTGATGAATGGGGTAAGAGAAAATTAGCCTATCCAATTGACAAAAAGCCTGAGGGATATTATGTACTGATGAACTTTAACAGCAACTCAAAGGTTTCTCAGGAATTGGAGAGAGTTTATAAGATCACAGATGGCGTTTTGAGATATTTAATAATAAGAACTGACGAATGA